A genomic window from Nitrospirota bacterium includes:
- a CDS encoding YihY/virulence factor BrkB family protein, which produces MNLPVVSEVWLVLREAVRRFLSVNGLFLASALAFSLLLYSVPLVLLVVAALGQTVVESDRALAEIQAILRQILPDIEQTAVEGLATAAAHRRALGLYGLVLFALFSTTTFGTARFALNVLFGVERRRGFFRGMGVDALMIVLLAALFAATIALNSALGAARAAGDSVPFVGPILRSDWFIASELLGTLFILALCYLVYRVCPARSLRPRGLVVAALTTTVLLEIFRWAFGWYAASVRHMTVLYGAIGGLVLFILWLYYSAAVFFFGAAVGWAVDRRPPVRASSLNDQFR; this is translated from the coding sequence GTGAACCTCCCGGTCGTGTCCGAGGTGTGGCTCGTGTTGCGGGAGGCGGTCCGCCGATTTCTCAGCGTCAACGGCCTCTTTCTCGCCTCCGCGCTCGCGTTCAGTCTCCTGCTGTACTCGGTCCCGCTGGTCCTGCTCGTCGTGGCCGCGCTCGGACAGACCGTGGTGGAGTCGGATCGCGCCTTGGCCGAGATCCAGGCGATCCTCCGACAGATCCTCCCGGACATCGAACAGACAGCCGTCGAGGGCCTCGCCACCGCGGCGGCGCACCGGCGCGCACTCGGTCTCTACGGACTGGTGCTGTTCGCGCTGTTCAGCACCACGACCTTCGGCACCGCCCGCTTCGCGTTGAACGTGCTGTTCGGCGTCGAACGACGCCGGGGCTTCTTCAGGGGCATGGGGGTGGACGCGCTGATGATCGTCCTGTTGGCGGCCCTGTTCGCGGCGACTATCGCCCTCAACTCCGCGCTCGGAGCCGCCCGCGCAGCCGGCGACTCCGTCCCGTTCGTGGGACCGATCCTCCGCTCCGACTGGTTCATCGCAAGCGAACTTCTCGGCACGCTGTTCATCCTGGCGCTCTGCTATCTGGTGTACCGCGTCTGCCCGGCGCGATCGCTTCGGCCCCGCGGCCTCGTCGTCGCCGCGCTCACGACCACGGTCTTACTGGAGATCTTCCGCTGGGCGTTCGGCTGGTACGCCGCCTCCGTACGCCACATGACGGTCCTCTACGGCGCGATCGGAGGTCTCGTCTTGTTTATCCTGTGGCTGTATTACAGTGCCGCAGTCTTCTTCTTCGGCGCCGCGGTCGGCTGGGCGGTCGACCGCCGCCCCCCCGTCCGGGCGTCGTCGCTGAACGACCAATTCCGTTGA